ATTGCAATCAAAATAGTTGTGTGTTAGCAGTGGCTAACTGAATTTAGCAAGTGACCAGTGATCCGGTCCTACCATCAACTGAAGTGAGAAGTAGTGTGCtcgctattttattttattgttactATTGTAAGGTAAGCTGTAGGGGGAGAGTGCCTTTTTCTTTTAATACTGCTTTTGTCCCTGTTTTTCTACAGCCAGGGAGTTAAGGGAAGtttatgttgtttatttgtttgttttgtcttAGGTTAGTTAGAATCCCTCCCTAAATTAGTCAGAgaacatttttgtttgttattttaggCCTTGCTCTCCCCTGAGCCATTGCTCCCCATTAATCTTTGTTATGCCTTCTCTCTTAATTTTATTGCTTTGACCTTTCATCCGGTGTCATCCCATCTTCACTCTGGGACAGAGGATTGAAGTGTGTTCTCACCTTcgccttttgttttgtattcCTTTTTATGCTTTTTCATTTGTTACCTCCTCTCCGACGCCTAGACGGAGAAAGGGGAACATAACAGTCCCCCATTTATCCCTCATATCTGGAAGGCTTTCTTCAAGTTGCTGGGAGTTTCAGTAAGCCTCTCCTCCAGTTATCACCCTCAAATGAATGAGCCAGACTGAGCGGAAGATTCAAGAGATCTGGAGGTAACTGAGAGATTACAGCCACCAGAACCAGGCCAGCTGGAGCCATTTTCTTTGGGCTGAGTACGCCTAGATCTCCCTGAGACAATCCACCACAGGACTCACTTTATTCCTGTGTATCTTAGGATAGCAACCTCCATTATCCCCCGGGTCGGGTGAGCCCTCGGAGGTTCCAGCTGTCAACCGTTGGTTCCAGCAGAGCAAGAGAGTATGGGAGATTTTACCTAAAACAAGTAAAATGATCTGCCAGTGAGGTAAGTAAAATGGCCTTGTTTTAAGAGCCTAAATTAACTCCCATCTCTTCACACTCCACtcgattcatatggattagtttttcAGTGCCGTTATTGTTCTGGACGTTTTGATTACTTAAACCAGTCGTGTGGTGCAGCAGAGGAGGAGTTTCAGGGCTGCCAAAAAAGACAAACATAGCAATAGAACGGACAAGGAGTGCAGGGAAGAGAGTCCAATATAAAGGGAGTGCAGATGACAAGGACTAAATGCAGGGAATCCAGGCAAAGAATGAGAATGAGGAAGTGAGTTCAGATGTGGAACAGGGAGGATCATGGGAAATGGAGTCCGGGACAGGCGTGACATGTGACCAagtggcaacctcccgcgatctctcttgaagccaatacggaagtaatgtaaactgcaattcctccactggccactagagcggctccagaaggagcagaatctcattgagcctcatgttaaaacgcccaactttacagcagaaaaaaaaaacatgtttacagtctggtacaaattgtggttatTGCCTGTACGGCTAATTTTGagcttcatgacgactgtgagggggggggatttttttttttaactcattctttacgttatataaagccttaaagttctgcataattaagggcgtggttacaggtggatagccatttatccgccgtctatagtcattgcgtcacctaagctccgcgcacatcccgcctttttgcccattttctgttatccgggagtgacacgcgatgactcgctcacaagatggcgacgcccagctcgaccctactttacgcttcgaacggcttatcagaatcctatgggtgacgtcacggacactacagccatatttttttacagtctatgcatGTGACACATGGgaggtttcattaaaaatatcttaatttgtgttttgagGTCCTTTTGGTTTGAACTGAAATGGATTTTAAtctttaggtgaactatccacTATAATAACCCAGTCAGGAACACGTGTGATTAGTGTTGGGTTAAAGTTGTAGTGCACTCTTCCTCTGATGAGAGTTTGTGCTGTTTCACATGTAGACTAGTGTTTGTTCAGATGATCGTGTATGTGTGAGAGTCTACTTACCGTCATAACACACAAAAGGATATGGTAAATTACAATCCTCATCTGTCCATCGTCCTTGGTAGTATTTGGTATCAATCGTGGTGCAGACTTGATCTCTTAGCATTTCGAAATTGGGTTCACCATCTTGCCAGTGTGTGAATCTGGAGGTGCTGTTATCTGACCAAAACCAGAGTCTGCGCAGACCGATCCAGGCTCCATCATTAGGTGACGGTGGGTTGTGTGCTATGATGTCCTTAATCTCTTCATTCTCAGTGTCGTTCCTCACACTGGCCAGATCTGTGTGATACAGTCTACAGTATCTCTGAGCTTCAGTCCAGTTCTTCCGCTCCTGTACAGGGACGAATTCTTTACTGCTGGCTATAAAAGAGAGAGACATTTGACTAATATTGTGATATTAGAGAATATCTCACATTAGTGAAATTAAATTTATCAAAAGCAAGAAAATATTTAAGGTCAATGACATAAGAACATAAGGACAATAAGACAAATTCACTCATGCAATTATCATTCAAGTCTTATTATTGTACATGGAAATACTCAATCTGGTCCTTTAGCACATTTCAGTGTGTGCTTCTACAGCTGAACTCACCATTATAGCAGATGAATGGCATTGTGGAAGTGCAGGTTATATCATGCCAATGTCCATTATTATTCATAAAAGCACAGTTTCCATCTCCTTGTGGTTGTCCTGGTTCCCAGTTCCTGTACTGAAACTCGTTCTCTGTGTAGAACGTGAGGTTACTCAGAGACCATATCCATGAGTCTTTTGTGCTCCTCAGCCCAATCCACACACTGTTAGGGCCACCATTCATAACCAGCTCCGCCTCATTCTGATCTTGTGTGTTGGTGATCGTGGCCAGATCTGTGTAATTGTCTCTGCAGTATTTCTGAGCCTCAGTCCAGTTCAGGTTCTGATTCCCGAAGTAATATTGACGCAGAGCTCCTGCAGACAAACTGACCACGGCTGAGGAGAGACGAATACACACAGATCTCAACACTCATCAACACACTTTCAGGAGCTCAAACAGCCAGACGCTTCATTGAGGGATTGCTAACGTGAGCTATAGCGAGAATATGAGTGAGTGAAATGCATCATATTTTAGGGTCTTTGTGTTGACTTGAGCTTGAGTGAACTCTCTCATCAGCATCACATTCACAttcaaataatattattattattatattaactaataatgtaaattaacatGTGAATTACCACATTGGGTCAAAGCCATGCTTTTCAGCTTCcagtgtctgctttaattaatcattagctaatgacttataaaggtatcattatgttctgactttacttgttggggcacatgactattaactaactcagaattaattaaaaacccataaccacaattacatattagttaatagtcatatGCCTTAACAGGTAAAGTTATAACATCATGATACCTTTGTAAATCGCTAATGATTAGTTAAAGCAAACAacatgttattaaggaattaatacataaTGACACATTTAATTGATAGCAaatcatatattacttaatctattaatcatgtagaatgttcattagttgctgatgcagtgatcattaataaatgtgttaGTTCTTCATCAGTCATACATTACCTCATGATTAtctgcattagttaagcattagtTGTAGATAAACTACGCAGCTGTAgcgtaaagtgttaccaaaaaaatcaaattgaagtgagtttttgcttaaaacaagcaaaatgatctgccaatggggtgagaaatattttctgttttatgTGATTTTACTTATTAGGTAAAAACATCTTGATTTCAGAATTTGTAGATATATGACTGGAAACCAGACAAAAATACCaggtaagaaaagcatttttttgcaccTCATATTTCAAATTTCATGATTTTTATTATGTTGGTGCCCCAAATCCTTGTTAATTTATCCTATTGGGCTTATATTTTATAGTATAATTACAAACAATTATATCACCTTTTTTGTGGGGGCACCTTCGTTGAGGAACTAGATGTGCTGCTGTCCtcattccctgaggatggcagccCACTTGTAATCCTTGGTGATTTCAACATCCACCTGGACAAACCGTATGCTACAGATTTTCACTCCCTTCTCTCCTCATTCGATCTCAAACTTCTtactacctcacacacacacaaatctggcaaccaactTGACCTTGTCTACATACGCAACTGCACTACAGAAAACACTTTGGTCAAACCCTTACACTTCTCTGATCATTACTTCATCACATTTAATCTACATCTTACTACCCGTACACTTCCACCTCCTCTACCAGTTAGTTTCAGACGAAACCTGagttctctttctccctctcaccTCTCCTCCGTTGTGTCATCCTCTCTTCCGTCACCCACACAATTGTCCTCTATGGATGTCAACACTGCAACAGACACTTTATGTTCCACTTTAACCACTTGTCTAGATACTATCTGCCCTCTGTCTTCTAGACCAGCTAGCGTTACTCCCTCTAACCCTTGGTTATGAGTAAGTACCAATCTCTGCTCATTTCCTTCTCACAGGACGTCCATACAGCTAAATCCTCATATTTCCACAAAAATCAACAGCACCTCAGACTCACGCACACTTTTCACACTTTTCACTTTTAACTCTCTCCTCTGTCCCCCTCCGCCACCTCCCACCACCTCTCTTTCTGCAGACGATCTTGCCCATTTCTTCACAGATAAAACTCACCAGCAGTCAGTTcacacctccacacacacacacacgatttcaaatcagccacatccacagccaaacatcttctctcctccttctctacaCTCACTGAGGACGAAGTATCTAAGcttctcctctccagccatcccactacctgccctctagatcccatcccctcacatctcctacaagccatctcccctacactcttaccagcactcacacacatcatcaacacatctctctccaccggcatcttccccaccacattcaagcaggctcgggtaaccccactgcttaaaaaacccacattagacacatcacttgtagagaactacagacctgtttctctcctaccattcattgcgaaaacacttgaaagagttgtgttcaaccaggtctcatctttcctctcacagactaatcaactggacgtaaaccagtcaggcttcaaaaagggccactcaactgagacggcattactgtcagttactgaagccctgcggctggctaaagctgcatccagatcatcagtcctcatcctccttgatctgtctgctgcctttgacaccgtgaatcatcagattcttctgtccaccctctcatcactcctctccactggtttgagtcctatctcacaggtaggtcttttaaggttgcctggagaggagaggtatccaaaacacatcaactgaccacgggggttcctcagggctcagtgcttggacctcttctcttctccatttacactacatcattgagagccatcattcaggcacatggtctCTCATACCATTGCTATGCaaatgacacacagctctacctctcatgTCAAtcagatgatcccacagtagctgcacgaatctcaagctgtctggcggacatctcggcatggatgaaaaaacatcacctgcagctcaatctagcaaagactgagctggtCGTCTTCCCTGCTAATCCgaccatacaacacgattttaccatccagctaggttcatctttgattactccttcagggtcggtcagaaatcttggagtaatctttgatgaccagctgtccttcaaagaccacatctcaaagacagctcggtcatgcaggtttgcgttgcacaacatcaggaaaatcagaccgttccttacagagcatgcaacacagcttcttgtccaagccctggtcatttctagacttgactattgcaatgcgcttctggctggacttccatcttgtgcaatcaaaccgctgcaaatgatccagaacgctgcggcacgtcttgtattcaatgagcccaaaagggctcatgtcacacctctattcatctctctgcattggctaccactcgctgcccggatcaaattcaaagccctgactcttgcttatggatcttccacaagctcagcaccgcatacttcgactcactcctacgagtctacacccccaccagaagccttcgctcagctaatgagcgaaggcttgtggtaccatcacagagtgGCATGAAAATttatttcattgttcctggttggtggaacgatcagGTAAAAAACTCAatctttttataaaaataaataaaaataaaactcttcctcctctatttctcttttcttcttcccttttctggtttttgctactctgagtagtatacaaatcttgtTATTTGGGGCACGttttgcgtttctttgcctcttcttgacggatcgcttcctgtactcctgagttgtaagtcactttggataaaagtgtctgctaaatgcataaatctaaatgtaaatgtaaaaacacaATGTTTAATCTCTAAAATGTCCATCGCACACAACTTTCACACTTGCTCTGTTggctgcactgcaaaaaaggcttttcttactcagtttttttgtcttgtttctagtaaaaatatctaaacattcttacattaagaagtatttactttacaagtaaaaattattgtcttgttttgggggacagtaactcaaaatgaagagttttttcttaaaataagataaataatctgccaatggggtgagaaaaataatcttgttttctgtttgaattaagattatttttctcaccccattggcagattatttatcttattttaagcaaaaactcttcattttgagttatttttccccaaaacaagacaattacttttgcttgtctagtaaatacttcttgttttaagaatttttagatgtttggactagaaacaagacaaaaatactgaggaagaagagcattttttgcagtgaacagTCAAGTTGTGGGTCTGATTCTGATTTTGGGATTGATTCCTGCCTGAAGCTCAAACTCTGAGACGTTTTAACACTTTGAGCTCCAGAAGCGGTGAAGCTCAGCATTAAACACTCACTCACCTGAGAGCAGGAGAGACGTTAGCGGGATTTTCTCCATTCCTGAGGGAAAGATGAGACAGAgtcaaaaaaaaatcagtcaacacataaactcggctaaatcagtcaacacataaactcagctaaatcagcaaacacataaactcagctaaatcagtcaacacataaactcagctaaatcagccgacacataaactcggctaaatcagccaacacataaactcagctaaatcagccaacacataaactcagctaaatcagtcaacacataaactcagctaaatcagtcaacacataaactcagctaaatcagcaaacacataaactcagctaaatcagtcaacacataaactcagctaaatcagccgacacataaactcagctaaatcagtcaacacataaactcagctaaatcagtcaacacataaactcagctaaatcagccgacacataaactcagctaaatcagccgacacataaactcagctaaatcagtcaacacataaactcagctaaatcagtcaacacataaactcggctaaatcagccgacacataaactcagctaaatcagtcaacacataaactcagctaaatcagtcaacacataaactcagctaaatcagtcaacacataaactcagctaaatcagccgacacataaactcagctaaatcagtcaacacataaactcagctaaatcagccgacacataaactcagctaaatcagtcaacacataaactcagctaaatcagtcaacacataaactcagctaaatcagccgacacataaactcagctaaatcagtcaacacataaactcagctaaatcagtcaacacataaactcagctaaatcagcaaacacataaactcagctaaatcagtcaacacataaactcagctaaatcagtcaacacataaactcagctaaatcagccgacacataaactcagctaaatcagtcaacacataaactcagctaaatcagccgacacataaactcagctaaatcagtcaacacataaactcagctaaatcagtcaacacataaactcagctaaatcagcaaacacataaactcagctaaatcagtcaacacataaactcagctaaatcagtcaacacataaactcagctaaatcagccgacacataaactcagctaaatcagtcaacacataaactcagctaaatcagctgacacataaactcagctaaatcagtcaacacataaactcagctaaatcagtcaacacataaactcagctaaatcagccgacacataaactcagctaaatcagtcaacacataaactcagctaaatcagtcaacacataaactcagctaaatcagccgacacataaactcagctaaatcagtcaacacataaactctgctaaatcagtcaacacataaactcagctaaatcagtcaacacataaactcagctaaatcagtcaacacataaactcagctaaatcagtcaacacataaactcagctaaatcagtcaacacataaactcagctaaatcagtcaacacataaactcagctaaatcagtcgacacataaactcagctaaatcagccgacacataaactcagctaaatcagtcaacacataaactcagctaaatcagctgacacataaactcagctaaatcagtcaacacataaactcagctaaatcagtcaacacataaactcagctaaatcagccgacacataaactcagctaaatcagtcaacacataaactcagctaaatcagtcaacacataaactcagctaaatcagccgacacataaactcagctaaatcagtcaacacataaactctgctaaatcagtcaacacataaactcagctaaatcagccgacacataaactcagctaaatcagtcaacacataaactcagctaaatcagtcaacacataaactcagctaaatcagtcaacacataaactcagctaaatcagtcaacacataaactcagctaaatcagtcaacacataaactcagctaaatcagtcaacacataaactcagctaaatcagtcgacacataaactcagctaaatcagtcaacacataaactcagctaaatcagtcaacacataaactcagctaaatcagtcaacacataaactcagctaaatcagccaacacataaactcagctaaatcagtcaacacataaactcggctaaatcagtcaacacataaactcggctaaatcagccaacacataaactcagctaaatcagtcaacacataaactcagctaaatcagccaacacataaactcagctaaatcagtcaacacataaactcagctaaatcagtcaacacataaactcagctaaatcagtcaacacataaactcagctaaatcagccaacacataaactcagctaaatcagtcgacacataaactcggctaaatcagccaacacataaactcagctaaatcagccaacacataaactcagctaaatcagccaacacataaactcagctaaatcagtcaacacataaactcagctaaatcagtcaacacataaactcagctaaatcagtcaacacataaactcagctaaatcagccaacacataaactcagctaaatcagtcgacacataaactcggctaaatcagccaacacataaactcagctaaatcagccaacacataaactcggctaaatcagccaacacataaactcagctaaatcagccaacacataaactcagctaaatcagtcaacacataaactcggctaaatcagtcgacacataaactcggctaaatcagtcaacacataaactcagctaaatcagtcaacacataaactcggctaaatcagccaacacataaactcggctaaatcagcccatacggaaatgtaatatatgtacatatatgtccctatatccgagtagtgatgtcatatatgtttcatataaggcaatacattattagcccatatatacattctcatgatatatgaagatataggtttataccatgtatgaaatacccatagaataattattatatatacatatattaaaattatttatatgatgattttttatatggtactgtatgttaatgccatatatgtaaacaatatatgttgaatttatatatgtaagtttatttaaacataatatatgcaaacattcagtatgcttgtataggattttatatggatttatatagtggtgtttgaatcCTGGCATTTCATAATTTGGTTTTGGTTCAGGCTTCGGACATTAAAAGCTCCATGTGTGTTTTTCTCCCCGTTGTAGGTGTACAGTTTGAGCATTCGCTTGGTCTCGTGTGAGCATCTAGTTTTGCTTGGGCAGTATACACtcttttgtccatgtgtttAGGGTTATTTGATTAGCATGCGGCTTGTGCTCATCATAGCCATGGCGTgtactttcatgttttgttctgtgttCCATGTAACGGTTACTCTGGTACATGggtgacatttttcatcctgtcctctagagggcaacAGAGGGAGGAAGTGGTTTTAAGGTTACGAGTAGCATAGAGGAGAGGCATGGCAATGGAgaatgggtgaaaatgcctggaatcacattgtgtttgagagttaagtgaattgtacattctaatgctttacaatcttattcaaatgcacatttttatgtacccataaacatgttaattcatagtgTTTGGAAGTTTGCAGAGAAGCTTGCAGAGGACTCTGTTATGGGGCTTGAGTGCACTGATACCTACTTCTTACCTGTGTTGGATTGTGCCAGTGCTTTATCTGGGATTTAGGattgtatatcttcattgcctgcTAGGACTGGGACTTCTACAACACTCAATAGACTTGCATTATAGACTGTATATCCTTTTCCCTCTAgggcattttgaattgtttggtactgttttttgtttgtgtatcactagtattttgggttttgaaattgatttactgtttatttgtttacttataGTGTTGAGCTTTGATATGCACAATGTTGTCTTGGATTTCCATCCATGTGCTAATTGTTACTATGTTATCTCATTCAGTGGTTaaatagatacaatttattttcactccctcattgagaatcttacagttagtttgaacacaaactattggcaaaagtgaattcccgTGTTTTTGAGGATttcttattgtataaaaaacGAAGGCGAGCCAGTTACAAGCATGAAGGGGTTTGTTTGTttcgattgtttattttttaagtctaataa
This region of Pseudorasbora parva isolate DD20220531a chromosome 6, ASM2467924v1, whole genome shotgun sequence genomic DNA includes:
- the LOC137078260 gene encoding C-type mannose receptor 2-like isoform X1, whose amino-acid sequence is MRTAAHLVPQRRCPHKKAVVSLSAGALRQYYFGNQNLNWTEAQKYCRDNYTDLATITNTQDQNEAELVMNGGPNSVWIGLRSTKDSWIWSLSNLTFYTENEFQYRNWEPGQPQGDGNCAFMNNNGHWHDITCTSTMPFICYNASSKEFVPVQERKNWTEAQRYCRLYHTDLASVRNDTENEEIKDIIAHNPPSPNDGAWIGLRRLWFWSDNSTSRFTHWQDGEPNFEMLRDQVCTTIDTKYYQGRWTDEDCNLPYPFVCYDGK
- the LOC137078260 gene encoding C-type mannose receptor 2-like isoform X2, with translation MEKIPLTSLLLSAVVSLSAGALRQYYFGNQNLNWTEAQKYCRDNYTDLATITNTQDQNEAELVMNGGPNSVWIGLRSTKDSWIWSLSNLTFYTENEFQYRNWEPGQPQGDGNCAFMNNNGHWHDITCTSTMPFICYNASSKEFVPVQERKNWTEAQRYCRLYHTDLASVRNDTENEEIKDIIAHNPPSPNDGAWIGLRRLWFWSDNSTSRFTHWQDGEPNFEMLRDQVCTTIDTKYYQGRWTDEDCNLPYPFVCYDGK